Proteins encoded together in one Psychrobacter sanguinis window:
- a CDS encoding MATE family efflux transporter, with translation MSDKTSAGKQHDLTQGSIAKTMLLFALPTLGSSILQSLNGSINAIWVGRSLGEEALAATANGNIVMFILISFVFGFGMASTILIGQAMGQHNTVMVKRTLGTSLGSIIPISVLLAIGGWIFAPMLLELLGTPTSAFSLALTYLRMIFIAMPVTLTFTLMMMALRGTGDSTTPLWFIALSVAIDLILTPILILGIGPFPEWGIFGAAFATAVANAVALVGMMINLYLRGSVLALNKEDLRFLIPDRKILSSMVSKGLPMGLQMIVISSAALTMLSLINREGVQTTAAYSATQQLWTYVQMPAMALSAAASAMVAQNIGANQWSRVSAITRWGLIFNVVLTGLLIVVVTVFDETVLGLFLGDDSDAVPIGRHIQLMATWGYLFFGIAQVLFGTMRANGYVIWPLMVMVISMYPVRLGFAFGFYPKLGADALWLSFPAGMVATALMGVGLYVYGGWRKGKVLPPKEAAQITEGYRAQGSCSSSCRDITPTTAWERAEQQEVAPRRT, from the coding sequence TTGAGTGACAAAACTTCTGCTGGTAAACAGCATGACCTAACCCAAGGGTCGATTGCCAAAACGATGCTTTTATTTGCATTGCCAACACTTGGATCGTCAATATTACAATCGCTAAATGGATCGATCAATGCCATCTGGGTAGGACGATCTTTGGGTGAAGAAGCGCTGGCAGCGACAGCGAACGGCAACATTGTCATGTTCATACTGATTTCCTTCGTTTTCGGTTTTGGTATGGCGTCTACGATATTGATTGGCCAAGCCATGGGGCAACATAACACTGTCATGGTCAAGCGAACTCTGGGTACCTCACTGGGTAGTATTATTCCTATCAGTGTCTTGTTGGCAATTGGCGGGTGGATATTTGCGCCTATGCTCCTTGAGCTACTCGGTACACCGACCAGTGCTTTTAGTCTTGCCCTGACTTATCTTCGGATGATTTTTATTGCGATGCCCGTTACCCTCACCTTTACCTTGATGATGATGGCGCTGCGGGGGACGGGCGACTCCACTACCCCACTTTGGTTTATAGCGCTGTCGGTCGCTATTGATTTAATCCTAACGCCGATACTCATATTGGGTATTGGGCCTTTTCCTGAATGGGGCATCTTTGGCGCCGCCTTTGCCACGGCCGTTGCCAACGCGGTAGCGCTTGTAGGTATGATGATTAACTTGTATCTACGTGGCTCTGTGCTAGCCCTTAACAAAGAAGATTTGCGCTTTTTAATCCCAGACCGAAAAATCCTATCTTCGATGGTCTCTAAAGGATTGCCAATGGGTCTGCAGATGATTGTCATCTCCTCAGCGGCACTAACTATGTTATCGCTGATTAACCGCGAAGGGGTACAGACGACTGCGGCCTATAGTGCCACCCAACAGCTTTGGACCTATGTTCAGATGCCGGCTATGGCATTAAGTGCTGCAGCGAGCGCAATGGTGGCTCAAAATATCGGGGCCAATCAATGGAGTAGAGTATCAGCGATCACTCGTTGGGGGCTTATTTTTAACGTGGTGTTGACCGGATTGCTTATTGTCGTCGTGACTGTTTTTGATGAAACTGTGCTGGGGCTTTTCTTAGGCGACGACAGTGACGCGGTTCCTATTGGGCGTCATATTCAGTTAATGGCAACCTGGGGCTATTTATTCTTTGGGATAGCACAGGTGCTTTTTGGTACCATGCGCGCAAACGGCTATGTGATTTGGCCACTGATGGTGATGGTAATTTCAATGTATCCGGTACGTCTAGGCTTCGCTTTTGGGTTTTATCCCAAGCTTGGCGCCGATGCGCTTTGGCTGTCCTTTCCAGCAGGTATGGTGGCGACTGCGCTCATGGGTGTAGGGCTGTATGTATATGGCGGATGGCGCAAAGGTAAGGTGTTACCTCCCAAAGAGGCGGCTCAAATTACTGAAGGCTACCGTGCTCAAGGAAGCTGTAGTTCGTCGTGTCGTGATATCACTCCCACGACTGCTTGGGAGCGAGCAGAGCAACAGGAAGTTGCTCCTCGTCGTACTTGA
- a CDS encoding NAD(P)H-dependent flavin oxidoreductase, whose amino-acid sequence MTLLKTLNLTYPIVQAPMAGGATTPELIAAVSNFGGLGSLGAGTTAPAKIQEQIQQIKVLTDKPFAVNLMVLSEAESTTFDARIPEWLQAYYEEQGIELTLSQNPAQLFEAQLQVLLDNPVPVASFTFGIISKEQVAALQAIGTKVVGTANHPEEAKAWANIGADAVCVQGVEAGGHRGGWLPQSEQDPLGLLTLISQTKAVTDVPLIAAGGIMTAQSIRAVLSAGAEIAQLGTAFLATAESGVSSAYKAELLKASRGERSSQTCLTRLFSGKQARGLVNDYLIKYAAYDNDSLPAYPQLNAMTQPMRVAASKSNNTDYMSLWAGQGVALIQAEPVATLMQRLVSQ is encoded by the coding sequence ATGACTCTACTAAAAACCCTAAATTTAACCTATCCAATTGTACAAGCGCCGATGGCTGGCGGTGCGACGACTCCTGAACTAATCGCAGCCGTCAGTAACTTTGGTGGATTAGGTAGCTTGGGAGCCGGCACTACTGCACCGGCGAAAATTCAGGAACAAATCCAGCAAATTAAAGTCTTAACCGATAAACCCTTTGCGGTAAATTTAATGGTGCTGTCAGAAGCTGAATCGACCACCTTTGATGCGCGGATACCTGAGTGGCTACAAGCGTATTATGAAGAACAAGGGATTGAACTGACTTTGTCTCAAAATCCAGCTCAGCTATTTGAAGCTCAGTTGCAAGTCTTGTTAGATAACCCAGTACCAGTTGCTAGCTTTACCTTTGGTATTATCAGCAAAGAGCAGGTAGCAGCGCTACAGGCAATAGGAACAAAGGTTGTGGGCACCGCAAACCACCCAGAAGAAGCCAAAGCTTGGGCCAATATCGGCGCAGATGCGGTGTGTGTACAAGGCGTGGAGGCTGGTGGACACCGAGGTGGCTGGCTACCTCAAAGCGAACAAGACCCGTTAGGCTTACTGACTTTAATTAGCCAAACCAAAGCAGTCACTGACGTGCCTTTAATCGCAGCTGGTGGCATTATGACCGCACAATCGATAAGAGCTGTACTCAGTGCAGGGGCTGAGATAGCGCAACTAGGCACAGCCTTCTTAGCGACAGCCGAGAGTGGGGTGAGCAGTGCTTACAAAGCTGAGCTGTTAAAAGCTTCCAGAGGAGAGCGTAGCAGTCAAACTTGTCTAACCCGTTTATTTTCAGGGAAACAAGCCCGGGGACTGGTGAATGATTATTTGATCAAATATGCAGCGTATGACAACGACAGCCTACCTGCCTACCCTCAGCTCAATGCGATGACCCAGCCTATGCGTGTCGCTGCGTCTAAATCCAACAATACTGACTATATGTCACTTTGGGCCGGACAAGGCGTGGCCCTAATTCAAGCTGAGCCAGTGGCGACCTTGATGCAGCGATTGGTATCCCAGTAA
- a CDS encoding alkaline phosphatase D family protein: MSVNRRDFLKLSTVAGATALSSSSVFAIGKDRPLIPYGVQSGDISNGRGIVWSRTNRPARMIVEWSTTPKFEQVKRVMGPAALPENDFTTTVDLQNLPAGQHIFYRVSYRDLASVNNESHAVLGHFKTAPNLKQDIRFQWSGDTVGQGWGINENIGGMTIYQTMAKSRPDFFIHSGDNIYADGPVQEKVKLADGSVWKNVVTEAKSKVAETLDEYRGNYVYNLMDKNVRHFNAQVPIISQWDDHETLNNWYPNEIIEDDRYQTKSVALLAARSKKAFMEYMPMRLSSDEKERIYRKIPYGPSLDVFVIDMRSYRGDNSANRQAQPSDATDYMGREQIAWLKQGLKDSKATWKVIASDMPIGLMVKDGDNFENSSNGDGPVLGREHEIADLLRFIKHNNVNNTVWLTADVHYTAAHYYNPDKAQFKDFNGFWEFVSGPLNAGTFGPNELDNTFGPELRYVKAPKEGESNLPPSAGMQFYGEVEIDGRTEAMKVMLKDMFGRTLFTQNLDPVA; this comes from the coding sequence ATGTCTGTTAACCGTCGTGATTTTTTGAAGTTATCCACTGTGGCGGGTGCGACCGCCCTCAGTTCATCCTCAGTATTTGCCATTGGTAAAGACCGTCCTTTAATCCCTTATGGAGTGCAGTCTGGAGATATCTCAAATGGCAGAGGCATCGTCTGGAGTCGCACCAATCGCCCAGCCCGTATGATCGTAGAATGGTCAACCACCCCTAAGTTTGAGCAAGTCAAAAGAGTTATGGGGCCTGCTGCTTTGCCAGAGAACGACTTTACCACCACCGTAGATTTGCAAAACTTACCTGCCGGACAACATATCTTTTATCGGGTCAGTTATCGAGACTTGGCCAGTGTAAACAATGAAAGTCATGCCGTATTGGGCCATTTTAAAACGGCCCCTAATTTAAAACAGGACATTCGTTTTCAGTGGTCAGGCGATACCGTGGGACAAGGTTGGGGGATTAATGAAAACATTGGGGGAATGACCATCTATCAGACCATGGCCAAAAGCCGTCCGGACTTCTTTATTCATAGTGGTGATAATATTTATGCCGATGGACCTGTCCAAGAAAAAGTGAAACTTGCTGATGGCAGTGTATGGAAAAATGTAGTAACAGAAGCAAAAAGTAAAGTGGCGGAAACTTTGGATGAATATCGCGGCAATTATGTCTATAACCTGATGGACAAAAATGTGCGTCATTTTAACGCCCAAGTGCCTATTATTTCACAGTGGGATGATCATGAAACCTTAAACAACTGGTATCCCAATGAAATTATAGAGGATGACAGATATCAAACCAAAAGCGTTGCTCTGTTAGCTGCTCGTTCTAAGAAGGCGTTTATGGAATATATGCCGATGCGATTATCGTCAGATGAAAAAGAGCGTATTTATCGCAAAATTCCTTATGGTCCAAGCCTAGATGTGTTCGTGATCGATATGCGTAGCTATCGCGGTGATAACTCAGCCAATCGCCAAGCACAACCTAGCGATGCTACCGATTATATGGGCCGTGAACAAATCGCTTGGCTAAAGCAAGGGTTAAAAGACTCGAAGGCCACGTGGAAAGTCATCGCCTCTGATATGCCTATTGGCCTGATGGTCAAAGATGGGGATAACTTTGAAAACTCTTCCAATGGCGATGGACCAGTGTTAGGACGCGAGCATGAAATCGCAGATCTTTTGAGGTTCATTAAACACAATAACGTCAATAATACTGTATGGCTAACGGCCGATGTGCATTATACAGCGGCGCATTATTACAACCCAGATAAGGCACAGTTCAAGGACTTTAATGGCTTTTGGGAGTTTGTCTCTGGACCGTTGAATGCAGGTACGTTTGGGCCTAATGAGCTCGATAACACCTTCGGTCCTGAACTAAGATATGTCAAAGCGCCTAAAGAGGGCGAGTCAAATTTACCACCGAGTGCGGGCATGCAGTTCTATGGCGAAGTGGAAATTGACGGCAGAACCGAAGCGATGAAAGTTATGCTAAAAGATATGTTTGGGCGCACGTTATTTACCCAAAACTTAGACCCCGTTGCCTAG
- a CDS encoding PepSY-associated TM helix domain-containing protein has protein sequence MSNQPPINMNNLRRQEEIKNTRLNNKKYATIWRWHFYAGMLVAPFLLILSLSALGMMFMANTVGPNNDLLTVPKQNTILPVSVQAQSALNALPASTLKQYIAPKSDNNVALFRVESETGQTMVAVDPYTAKVIKIAPSDSNLYHTFNNIHSDLLMGKTGDYLLETAASLTVLLVLIPILKNNTQVAPLPLSDRPN, from the coding sequence ATGTCAAATCAACCCCCTATTAACATGAACAATCTTCGCCGTCAGGAGGAAATAAAGAACACCCGTCTCAATAATAAAAAATATGCCACTATCTGGCGTTGGCACTTTTATGCTGGTATGTTGGTCGCCCCTTTTTTGCTCATACTTTCATTATCGGCCCTAGGTATGATGTTTATGGCAAACACCGTGGGTCCTAATAACGACCTGTTAACGGTGCCTAAACAAAACACAATCCTGCCGGTATCAGTGCAAGCACAAAGTGCATTAAACGCCCTGCCTGCTAGCACACTCAAGCAATATATTGCGCCCAAAAGTGACAATAATGTGGCCTTATTTCGCGTTGAATCAGAAACTGGTCAAACTATGGTCGCTGTCGATCCTTATACTGCTAAAGTCATAAAGATTGCCCCTAGTGACAGCAATCTTTATCATACGTTTAACAATATCCACTCTGATTTGCTGATGGGAAAAACAGGCGATTATCTGTTAGAGACTGCGGCTTCTTTGACGGTTCTACTGGTATTAATACCAATTCTAAAAAATAACACTCAAGTCGCACCACTCCCGCTGAGTGATAGACCTAATTAA
- a CDS encoding IS630 transposase-related protein: MAYSKDYRQMILSKLDEGYSFRELAEEYQISPTSIQNWKKRLERKQCKRIPSKIDNDALIADVKAYPDDYHYERARRFNCSDRGIGKALKRIGITQKKDTKTP, encoded by the coding sequence ATGGCATATTCAAAAGACTACCGACAAATGATTCTTAGCAAACTTGACGAAGGCTACAGCTTTCGGGAGTTAGCCGAAGAGTATCAAATTAGCCCAACCAGTATACAAAACTGGAAGAAACGGCTTGAGCGCAAACAATGCAAACGAATCCCTAGTAAGATAGACAACGATGCCCTTATAGCAGATGTCAAAGCCTATCCTGATGACTATCATTATGAACGAGCAAGGCGATTTAACTGTAGCGACAGAGGCATAGGAAAAGCTCTCAAGCGTATCGGCATTACTCAAAAAAAAGACACTAAAACACCCTAA
- a CDS encoding DUF2798 domain-containing protein, with the protein MTKSTKVSRKPAKIRMSIKFYRLIFTGLMALLMSLIISASLILVKEGYTDLFFDHLLNSWKLAFVFAWPSAYLCAYVIQTHVLSRIDFY; encoded by the coding sequence ATGACAAAGTCTACCAAAGTATCTCGGAAACCAGCAAAAATACGCATGAGTATTAAGTTTTATCGTCTTATCTTCACCGGACTGATGGCGCTACTCATGTCTTTAATTATTTCGGCATCACTGATATTGGTCAAAGAAGGCTATACCGATCTCTTCTTTGACCATCTGCTAAACTCTTGGAAATTGGCCTTTGTTTTCGCCTGGCCCAGTGCCTACCTCTGTGCCTATGTTATACAGACTCATGTGTTGAGTCGCATTGATTTTTATTAA
- a CDS encoding YheT family hydrolase — translation MIAQLKQKLKSKTASATKAKNKAKSASEQPDQQSNQYSNEKSTQQNGFVPTPFNPPFWLTNPHLQTILPKFFAPKPPTYRREIIRDSLDESDVAYDFYDAHPIDTKSGQKEQTPLVVLFHGMEGSSDSHYARVLAHHIHAQGWHFVVAHFRSCGGIPASGRVFYNAGDTAEVHHMLQTLTQHYEHIYAVGVSLGGNALAKYMGEYAEDVCCEAAVSISSPVDMSSAAMNMQRFLGQKIYTPYLLNPIIKKALKNEISDEEIEAIKAVDRISDFDHIFTAPRHGYRSNNDYYRSASALPYLIDVAKPLLLISAMDDPFIGFTATQNDVSECVTLVDTDHGGHIGYLRYLPEQKKFDINWIPETVADYFKFVGIAS, via the coding sequence ATGATTGCCCAATTAAAACAAAAACTAAAATCGAAAACAGCCTCTGCGACTAAGGCTAAAAACAAAGCTAAATCTGCTTCAGAGCAGCCAGATCAGCAATCAAATCAATACTCAAACGAGAAGTCGACACAGCAAAACGGCTTTGTGCCCACGCCGTTTAATCCGCCTTTTTGGTTAACCAATCCACATTTACAAACTATTCTGCCCAAGTTTTTTGCGCCCAAACCACCCACCTACAGACGTGAAATTATTCGCGATTCCCTAGATGAAAGTGATGTGGCTTATGACTTCTATGATGCCCATCCTATCGATACCAAATCTGGACAGAAGGAACAAACCCCCTTAGTGGTTCTGTTCCATGGTATGGAAGGCAGTAGCGATAGCCATTATGCCCGTGTATTGGCCCATCACATCCATGCTCAAGGCTGGCACTTTGTAGTGGCTCATTTCCGTAGCTGTGGTGGCATTCCTGCCAGTGGTCGCGTGTTTTACAATGCGGGTGATACAGCAGAAGTGCATCATATGTTGCAGACATTAACCCAACATTATGAGCATATTTATGCGGTTGGGGTCTCTTTAGGGGGCAACGCTTTGGCAAAATATATGGGCGAATATGCCGAAGACGTGTGTTGCGAAGCAGCAGTTTCTATTTCATCTCCCGTCGATATGTCGTCTGCGGCAATGAATATGCAGCGCTTCTTGGGTCAAAAGATTTACACCCCTTATCTGCTGAATCCAATTATTAAAAAAGCTTTAAAAAACGAAATCAGTGACGAGGAAATTGAGGCCATCAAAGCAGTCGATCGTATCAGTGACTTCGATCACATCTTTACCGCCCCCCGCCATGGTTATCGTTCAAATAACGATTATTATCGCAGTGCTTCTGCTCTACCCTATCTGATCGATGTGGCAAAACCATTGTTATTAATCAGTGCGATGGATGATCCGTTTATTGGCTTTACCGCTACCCAGAATGATGTCTCAGAATGTGTGACCTTAGTCGATACCGATCATGGCGGTCACATTGGTTATTTACGGTATTTACCTGAACAGAAAAAATTTGATATTAACTGGATTCCAGAAACGGTAGCCGACTATTTCAAATTTGTTGGCATAGCAAGCTAA
- a CDS encoding alpha/beta fold hydrolase — protein sequence MTLLKKGLAAMLALSVIGCATPNSITVATTQKLVQHERNKADLAIKSFKLSTGETLVYAENGNTSGEPLLLIHGFGANKDNFIFIAKEFKNYHVIIPDLLGFGESDKPMDADYRAKAQAQRLHELMQAKGLASNLHVGGNSMGGTISTAYASLYPEEVKSLWLIDTGGFLSVGMAEALQSGTLDDNPLLVKNFEDFENMMQLVMNKPPYLPKTFKAIMAQERIDNQQLEAKILKQIVDDSMEDEAKIIAEHKIPTLVVWGEKDQVIKPETADYIAKLIPQAKVIMMPEIGHAPMVEAVKQSANDYKAFRESLKQQPKQ from the coding sequence ATGACATTATTAAAAAAAGGGCTTGCAGCAATGTTGGCTTTGTCCGTCATCGGCTGCGCAACCCCAAACTCGATAACAGTCGCCACCACCCAAAAGCTAGTACAGCACGAACGCAACAAGGCTGACTTAGCGATTAAATCTTTCAAACTGTCGACAGGTGAGACGTTGGTTTATGCAGAAAATGGAAACACCTCGGGTGAACCCTTGTTATTGATTCACGGTTTTGGAGCTAATAAAGACAACTTTATCTTTATCGCGAAAGAGTTTAAAAACTATCATGTGATTATCCCTGATTTGCTAGGTTTTGGTGAGTCTGACAAACCTATGGATGCAGATTACCGAGCTAAAGCGCAAGCTCAGCGCTTACATGAATTAATGCAAGCCAAAGGTCTGGCCTCCAACCTGCATGTCGGCGGTAACTCAATGGGGGGAACGATCAGTACCGCCTATGCAAGTCTGTATCCAGAAGAAGTTAAAAGCCTATGGTTGATAGATACAGGGGGATTTTTGTCAGTGGGTATGGCCGAAGCATTGCAAAGTGGCACATTAGATGACAACCCATTATTGGTAAAAAACTTTGAAGATTTTGAAAACATGATGCAGTTGGTCATGAATAAACCTCCTTATCTTCCAAAAACATTTAAAGCGATAATGGCACAAGAAAGAATAGACAACCAACAGTTAGAGGCCAAAATATTAAAACAAATCGTTGACGATAGTATGGAAGACGAGGCTAAAATTATCGCGGAACATAAAATACCGACCTTAGTCGTATGGGGCGAGAAAGACCAAGTCATCAAACCCGAGACGGCTGATTACATAGCGAAGCTGATCCCACAAGCCAAGGTTATTATGATGCCAGAGATAGGGCATGCGCCGATGGTAGAAGCTGTGAAACAGTCGGCAAATGACTATAAAGCCTTTCGAGAGTCGCTAAAGCAACAGCCAAAGCAGTAA
- a CDS encoding acyl-CoA thioesterase yields the protein MYPFYRYTKSIVKAIAAHKKGDTVDLADTAEMTFRCSLTDIDNFLEMNNGRVFTLYDFGRTDFAIRSGLGKKLLENRWGLVVAGSTIQYRKRIRAFDLVTIKTRIAAIDERWIYVEQSMWVKGKPCSTALLRTGVTKGGRVVKSQQVLDALGKSDWKMPPTGYVAEWIESDADRPWPPQQ from the coding sequence ATGTACCCTTTTTACCGTTATACCAAATCTATTGTCAAAGCGATTGCCGCTCATAAAAAAGGTGATACGGTCGATCTTGCAGATACCGCAGAGATGACATTTCGCTGCAGCTTAACCGATATCGATAACTTTCTTGAGATGAATAATGGCCGCGTGTTTACGTTATATGACTTTGGTCGTACCGACTTTGCCATTCGTTCTGGACTCGGCAAAAAGCTACTCGAAAATCGTTGGGGCTTAGTTGTCGCGGGCAGTACTATTCAGTACCGTAAACGCATCCGTGCCTTCGATCTGGTCACTATCAAAACGCGTATTGCCGCGATTGATGAACGTTGGATTTATGTCGAACAGTCTATGTGGGTGAAGGGCAAGCCTTGCTCTACCGCATTGCTACGTACTGGCGTAACCAAAGGCGGACGTGTTGTTAAGAGCCAACAGGTATTAGATGCCTTAGGAAAATCTGATTGGAAAATGCCACCCACGGGCTATGTGGCAGAGTGGATTGAAAGTGATGCTGATCGTCCTTGGCCGCCTCAGCAATAA
- a CDS encoding winged helix-turn-helix domain-containing protein — protein MPKKTPRNHKLTDHDFLQLSKTEGNARARIRLLMLHQLSQGHPIATVAENFGYNPRSVYTIRRKYWLHGITSVYDAAGRGRKSLLAEKDIEPFKQAIVEAQQQRGGGRLTAKDIAQIAKEQFNANYTPKAIYPLMKRIGMSWVSARSRHPKADPKVMEAYKKTSLSR, from the coding sequence ATGCCGAAAAAAACCCCTAGAAATCATAAACTCACAGACCACGATTTTCTGCAATTATCTAAAACAGAAGGCAATGCCAGAGCACGAATCAGACTACTCATGCTGCATCAACTGAGTCAAGGTCATCCTATAGCGACCGTAGCAGAGAACTTTGGCTATAACCCTAGAAGCGTCTATACCATAAGAAGGAAATACTGGTTGCATGGTATCACTAGTGTCTATGACGCAGCTGGCAGAGGCAGAAAGAGTCTTTTAGCAGAAAAAGACATAGAACCATTCAAACAAGCGATAGTAGAAGCTCAGCAGCAAAGAGGTGGTGGTAGGCTCACGGCAAAAGACATCGCACAAATCGCCAAGGAGCAATTTAACGCCAACTATACCCCTAAAGCGATCTATCCTCTCATGAAACGTATTGGTATGAGCTGGGTATCTGCGCGTAGTCGGCATCCTAAGGCAGATCCTAAAGTCATGGAGGCATATAAAAAAACTTCCTTGAGCAGATAA
- a CDS encoding PepSY-associated TM helix domain-containing protein, translated as MLLSWLYCTLFFGIGITGWYLWWYRRKSVKSMLIPDAKLTNKRSMFVTIHATLGTWLSVLLLLFCVSGMAWAGIWGGKIVQAWSQFPAGKWGNGPLPTSIVPPTHGDALNSSGVKEVPWILELTPMPTSGSTLGDKGINPTLPITLDTVDKFARESGFKGRYQLNLPQGETGVWTLSQDSMSYDMPSPTADRTLHIDRYSGNVLADIRYEDYNAFGKFMAVGNAVHMGTLGLWSLLANVLFCLSIIAICISGYIMWWQRRPSKLNAQSTRKVGLNPPPSNGTIPWGLAMILLIVAVIFPTAILAIVAIALLDFLVISRVPRFKGLLK; from the coding sequence ATGTTGTTGAGTTGGTTATATTGTACCTTATTTTTTGGAATTGGTATAACTGGCTGGTATCTGTGGTGGTATCGTCGTAAATCAGTCAAATCGATGCTTATTCCGGATGCTAAACTTACCAATAAACGCTCAATGTTTGTCACCATCCATGCAACTTTAGGGACTTGGTTGTCTGTTTTATTACTGCTGTTCTGTGTATCTGGAATGGCTTGGGCCGGTATTTGGGGCGGTAAAATTGTGCAAGCATGGAGTCAGTTTCCCGCCGGTAAATGGGGCAATGGCCCCCTGCCAACCTCTATCGTTCCTCCTACCCACGGCGACGCTTTAAACAGTAGCGGTGTTAAGGAAGTGCCTTGGATTCTTGAATTAACACCTATGCCGACTTCAGGCTCGACGTTGGGTGATAAAGGTATAAACCCTACCCTGCCTATAACCCTTGATACAGTGGATAAATTTGCTCGTGAAAGTGGCTTTAAAGGCCGTTATCAGCTCAACTTACCGCAGGGTGAGACGGGGGTTTGGACCCTTAGCCAAGACTCTATGAGTTACGATATGCCCAGTCCCACTGCGGATCGCACCCTACATATAGACCGCTATTCAGGCAACGTCTTAGCCGATATTCGCTATGAAGATTACAATGCATTCGGCAAGTTTATGGCCGTGGGCAATGCGGTACACATGGGTACCTTAGGACTGTGGAGTTTGTTAGCCAACGTTTTATTTTGCTTGTCTATTATTGCCATTTGCATTAGTGGTTATATCATGTGGTGGCAGCGCCGACCTAGCAAGCTTAACGCCCAATCAACGCGCAAAGTAGGCTTAAATCCACCGCCTAGTAATGGCACGATACCTTGGGGATTGGCAATGATATTGTTAATCGTGGCGGTTATTTTTCCCACCGCTATTCTAGCCATTGTGGCCATTGCCTTACTCGACTTTTTGGTAATATCTCGAGTGCCAAGGTTTAAAGGGCTGCTTAAGTAG
- a CDS encoding IS630 family transposase — protein MKQVLPDGVDIKQVDIWFQDETRIGQQGSITRVWHYKGQRPRVVRQQQFESTYLFGAFNPATGESVGLVLPYVNKQAMALHMEEISKAVPEGRHAVVVMDGALWHQPSLDQDNVTMLKLPPYSPELNPAEQVWQYLKQHWLSNRCFESYDAIVDAACDAWNALCNQTNLIRSITQREWCDLSVIF, from the coding sequence ATAAAGCAAGTTCTACCTGATGGTGTTGATATCAAGCAAGTTGATATATGGTTTCAGGATGAAACACGTATTGGCCAACAAGGCTCTATCACAAGGGTTTGGCACTATAAAGGACAAAGACCTCGAGTAGTCAGGCAGCAGCAGTTTGAATCAACTTATCTATTTGGTGCCTTTAATCCGGCGACAGGTGAGAGTGTTGGACTTGTTCTACCTTATGTGAATAAGCAAGCTATGGCATTGCATATGGAGGAAATCAGTAAAGCTGTTCCCGAAGGTCGGCATGCCGTGGTGGTTATGGATGGGGCGCTATGGCACCAACCAAGTTTGGATCAAGACAATGTGACCATGCTTAAATTGCCTCCCTACTCACCTGAGCTTAACCCTGCTGAACAGGTATGGCAGTACCTTAAACAGCATTGGTTATCTAATCGCTGTTTTGAGAGTTATGATGCGATTGTCGATGCGGCATGTGACGCTTGGAATGCATTGTGTAATCAGACTAACTTAATTAGGTCTATCACTCAGCGGGAGTGGTGCGACTTGAGTGTTATTTTTTAG